AAAGTTCTTCGTTCTTTTGTCTTCACTAGCGAAGAGTTGCCATGGACATTCCCGACATCGAGCTCTGACCCTATGATAATCATTTGGTTTGAACTTCAGACGTGCACCCCTCTTTACAGCATACTTACCCACTGCCTCTCTAAACTCATAAACACTTTTGAAAACCATCCCGGTCTCAAACACTGGCATATCAGAATGTGGATCATAACGCACCCTTGTCCTTTTCCTTCTTTTTGGCCCATCCTCATCTTCAGAATTTGAATCAAAGCTATCTACATCAGAGGATCCAATGTAGTCTTCATCTCCTCCTAGAAGGTTATCCTTGTCCTTCTTATGCAGACTAGATTCACCACCATCCACCCCTTTATCAGTGCCTAGAGGTCCTAATTGAACTTCAATAGGAGGCTTTGGCCGTTTTCTATTGGATCTGTCCCTTTTCTGTTCCGCAACGTGTTCTCTGACTTGTGCTAGTTCTTCATCACACTCACTGTCATCAGAATCATCAATGTTCTCTTTGTCAAAATCTGGGTCTTCTTCTGAGTCTTCACTTCCATCTGAGTTTCCTTCTGTAGCTGATTCTGAACTCAACTCGAACTCACCATCTTCTTCAGCAGGCGGTTGTATCTCAACTGGATCTGAATGAACAGTTTCATTCAATGAAGCTGCGGTTTCTTCATTAGTATGTTCTAGTGAAGTAGGTCTTGTAATAATGCACATATTTGCTACACTTGCCAGGCTGTCATCTCCCTCCATGCCATCCCCATCTTGGGCCCCACATGTTTTGGCATTAACAGTTTTATCAACAAAAACATCTACACTATCAGCTGAGCCCTTACAACTGAACATTGTTAGAAGATCAATGTCATTCAACAACACAAGCAACTCCCCAGTCTTCCCATTTCTGTAATATATTGAACCACATGTCTCGTATCCCAGCCCCCTAATTACCCATAACAAATCAAGCCGACTGAACTTATCCTCATTAACATACTCTTCATCGTGTACAGTACCACCGGAAAATTTCAATCCCGACCCATCCTTTACAACCCTACCACCATGATGCAGTCTAACAGTCACATAACCATCACCCATTTTAATCACTGATAAAAACAGAGCATGCAATAGCAATAAGATTAAAACGgaaaaaaacttataaaatacataaattgaAAACCAGATGCTCACTAACCTCTTCCGGCGTCAAAGAACTTCTAGCAACCCAAAATTTCTTTCGGTATAAAGCAGTTGATCATCGTAAACTCTCTAACCACCGGAATTCTCTATCAACTTATGCAACGAAATGAGATAAGCCCTAAATCGTCTACCGTGAACGCAAAGTGCGATCAAAATGCAACTTTGAGTTTTTAACTTACGCCATTTCCTTTCAGCTGTGGATGATCGAAGTAGAAGAAGAATACGAAGAGACTACAAGGGAAGTGAATGATCGGTAAGTTGTTATCAAATATTTTGAGGTTAATTTCGTCTTTTACCACCAACTAGTGACATGGAGGGCTTTTATATCGATCAAAATGCCATGTGTCAGTCAATAAGTCAACCTGCTTGCACGTGCATTTCACGTAGTCAAGGTTGGTTCCGTTGTGTCTAAATAAGGGGCCAatgatatcattttttttttaagttgatGGGGTTAATAGGACATCCcttaagttcagggggcaaaatgactaaagtggacaagttcagagggccacGTATATTTTAGGCCTATacttttttttgttcatttcatttattttttaattcgtTTGCTTCTCTCTACCCTAACACTATATATTTCTGGCAAAATGTATGTAATTGGACAGCAATTCTGTTTACGACGAACATGTCTGTTTAAACCACTTTAACAGAATTTCTTCTTTAAAAGAAAAGTTCCTAGAGAAAGTAGGATAAAATATATTCCTATTTCATTAAAGTTAGAAAATGAAAATGCACCATAGTATGAAAAATCAATTTGTATTAGAATTTCACTTGTATTAGAATTTCAGAATCTAACAGAAATTAAACTCATCAAAATGAAGGATAAGATCCAAATTTATctctatcatttttttttatcttagtGCAGATTTATCCCCAACatataaaaaggtaaaatatacTACTAACGTTTTtaaacaatatcaattttattcctaCCTAACGGAAAATTAGGAAGTGATGATTTCACCGTTATTTGACCACCGCATCGAACCTTTCAAACAAGTTCTTCGCTAAACTGAAGCACTTTCatacataattgatgtttgaaaaGTTCGAAATGATAATTATATAACAGGTCAAATAACAGTAACTAACTTATACGTTAAGGAGTGTATATTAACTGATAAAAATATACATGCAATGCAATGCAACACTGACATACATACATACAAGGAAATGAGCATCTTACAATCAGCAGATAATATCCTATCCAGGCTAGTACAACCAAACTGAGTTACACACATGACTCAATCTTTGAAGATTCCAGGACAATTCTTGCAGCCTCAACAACTACATGTCCACTCACATAGTGCTGTCGACATACAGGCATGTAAACGTCAGCCCCGCCAATGAGTTCAACCTGTGATTCCTCTGTCTTTCTCAAGGTGAAGAAAGCACGTTTTCCGCAAAATTCGCACCGTGCTGTTAGCTTAGTCACAGAGTCTGCAAGGGGAATTATGTCGAGCACACAACCGAAGCTCCTTCTGCAAATAATACCAAATCCATCATTAAGAGGCCGTTTGGTTGCTACTTTTCatgctcctgtttgccttttcatttcaaaatggagagttttaggtgtttggttagttatctcatgtttgccttttaaatctgaaaaacagcattaggtgtttggttagtgacatcctgtttgcctttcacacctgaaaagcagccttttacaaaagcagagaatctctgctttttggaaaagcagctttttctaaaagcaaacagcaaaccgtaacagcaaacagcaaaccgtaatagCAAATggcaacagcaaaccgtaacagcaaacagcaaaagtaaacagtaggtaaaacaaacgggccttaAAACAGACTTCAGGAAGCGACATTAAGCAACAAGCAGTTGACTGATCATGTCATGAGTAGAAATTCTTCTGGTGATTTAAAGTAACAAACAACCAAGAAACAAAATAAGTGCACCTCAAATAGTCACCATCCAGACCAGCAACTACTACACTTTTCCCGTCATGATCAGCAGCTTCTTGACAGAAGTCATAAAGGTCTTCAAAAAATTGTGCTTCGTCGATGCCAATCACATCTAGCTGTCACAATATGTTACTTGTGAGTCGAGATTAGATTACCAATCAAACTCGGGAAATTAGCAAGAAAAATATTCCAATGAGTTCACTAAAATCAAACCTTAGTCACATTGGCTTTTACTTGAAATAACTAACTCCAACTAAAAAATGGATTCTATATCCTCGTGTATTTATTTCAAACATGTGAATTCGAATTGAAATTTATGACAATACCAAACAATGGCCTACAGAAATTACAACCTAGAAACAGGGAAAGAAAAGGGAAAGTGAATATTCAGATAGTAACTAGTGCATGCTATCTGCAATTGAATATCATTCTCTACACATAATTTGGCATTGACATACCTCTTCATATGCATCATTGCCAATTGTTTGTCTAAATGATGACAGCTTGGATAGTGGTACACATGGCAACTTCACCCCATCATGTGTCACTATTGAATCCAAACAGTATCTTGTGTCCTTGCTAGATTTTATGATTGCGACATTTCTGCAAAGAAAAGGTGGGGAatctaagaaaagaaaaatgaacactAAGGTAATAAATTGGAATACAATCTTATGTCTTCCAAATTCTAATAAAAGGCAAGTTTAAGTCATAATGTTTCTTGCTGGAATTGCTTAAAGCCAGACTTATATGGTGCTACTATGGAATCTTTGAAGTGCCCACTAAAGTACAGGCAAAAGACAACACCCAACTGAGAAATTACATAAATTACGGTCGAGCAAAACCTAATGGCAATGCCTTTATCTAAGGTTGGAAAGAAAGGGTCAAACAAAGAACACGCAAATAATGTACATGGGAGTGCAAAATTACCAACCTAATTCCACGCATCACATGGAAGCTCATTCAACAGCTGAGATTTGACACCTAAAATGTAAAGAACATGAATATTCTTGACTAATTAATGTTCGTCTATATCAAGAACATAGCCAGAATCCCTTAAAATCCGCATCATTCTACTAATTGTCTGACATATCTCCTCGTGTTTTTTATGAGATTTATCACCCATTAGGAAGCAGTGCAACTCTCCTTGAACATCAATCCTGCTATAAGCCGGCTCTTTCAGTATTCTTGAATCTTTCATCATACTCCTAACCTTTGCCACATTGTCCCAAGACCCAAAACTAGCATAGGTGTTTGACAAAACCACATACTTACCAGCATTTTCTGGATCCAATTCAAAGTACTTTTTTGCAGCAATCTTTACAAGATTCATGTCTCCATGAATCCTACAAGCCCCAAGCAAAGCACCCCATATAACTGAGTGTTCTTTACAAGGTGCATGCAAAACAAACTCATAAGCCTCTTGCAATCTCCCTGCACGACCTAGAAGATCAACCATGGCTGCATAGTGTTGCCCCCTAGGGCATATTCCATAATCTCTTTTCATTGATGTGAAATAATCCCAACCTTCATTAATCAAACCTCCATGACTACAAGCAGAAATGACTGCAAGAAAAGTAACATAATTAGGTCTGAAACCTTCATCTTTCATCCTACTGAACAATTCTAAAACC
The sequence above is drawn from the Euphorbia lathyris chromosome 6, ddEupLath1.1, whole genome shotgun sequence genome and encodes:
- the LOC136233911 gene encoding thymidine kinase a-like; the encoded protein is MLGAISRMKSLIAPPFSPFFSLASKLSPLPTIRRNPIALPLKTPAMLSILPFQNRCLQSKSFPSSSSGEIHVIIGPMFAGKTTTLLRRMQSESEDGRNVAIIKSSKDTRYCLDSIVTHDGVKLPCVPLSKLSSFRQTIGNDAYEELDVIGIDEAQFFEDLYDFCQEAADHDGKSVVVAGLDGDYLRRSFGCVLDIIPLADSVTKLTARCEFCGKRAFFTLRKTEESQVELIGGADVYMPVCRQHYVSGHVVVEAARIVLESSKIESCV